One segment of Zonotrichia albicollis isolate bZonAlb1 chromosome 4, bZonAlb1.hap1, whole genome shotgun sequence DNA contains the following:
- the LOC141728958 gene encoding uncharacterized protein LOC141728958, with product MSVSCCRSGSLQGRGVPAVSSRGVPDGAAVRSRGGSAPHPLPSRSRRAPAARWRPGARSSYLRGEPARAQEHGTRPSGPPSEPGRGSQPRGGSGATLHLPPRCCPPRSASREESRPEPPPRLPLRRGADTAAGRGPGRGARKPDAARSFSRRAHKVPALPALPTAGRPRRAAPALRPREEGGRGGGGVKRRPNWGGKEGGRGHRRGESRGREGGRGPPAPPPSPYRQESAIRPPLGRSHRRRRRRSPGPARLLSPAHTGQRRARRRAAAPQSNRYRSRAPPGRAGRGGAQRSARLPPPPACPPAAVTHLPAPAAPSSPGAAAAGPRRLPRRLRSAGHVTGPLSRPRKGGSRRAEPSMGEVEAGPRAAKEMNGEAYAALQSQTRDDAEPRGLKQQDEVSTKQPTRTGK from the exons ATGTCGGTGTCGTGCTGCCGCAGCGG GAGCTTGCAGGGCCGTGGCGTGCCGGCCGTGTCCAGCCGCGGGGTCCCCGACGGCGCGGCGGTGCGCTCCCGCGGCGGCTCAGCCCCGCATCCGCTGCCCTCAAGGTCACGCCGTGCCCCGGCTGCACGGTGGCGGCCAGGTGCACGCTCCAGTTACCTGCGGGGAGAACCGGCGAGAGCCCAGGAGCACGGCACCCGGCCCTCCGGCCCCCCGAGCGAGCCCGGCCGCGGCTCGCAGCCCCGCGGCGGGAGCGGAGCGACGCTGCACCTGCCGCCGCGCTGTTGCCCGCCCCGGTCGGCCAGCCGGGAGGAGAGCCGCCCCGAGCCGCCACCGCGCTTACCTCTGCGCCGTGGGGCCGACACAGCCGCCGGTCGGGGGCCAGGACGAGGCGCCCGTAAACCTGACGCCGCCCGCTCGTTCTCTCGCCGAGCGCACAAGGTCCCCGCGCTCCCCGCCCTGCCCACGGccggccggccccgccgcgccgcccccgccctGCGGCCGCGCGAGGAGGGCGGGAGAGGGGGCGGGGGGGTGAAGCGGCGACCGAattggggagggaaggagggagggagggggcacCGGCGCGGGGAGAGccgggggagggaaggggggcGCGGACCTCCCGCCCCGCCCCCGTCGCCTTACCGGCAGGAATCAGCGATTCGCCCTCCTCTCGGGCGCTCCCACcgtcgccgccgccgccgctccccgggGCCCGCCCGCCTCCTTTCCCCCGCACACACCGGGCAGCGCCGAGCGCGCCGCCGAGCCGCTGCGCCGCAGAGCAACCGCTACAGGAGCCGGGCGCCACCGGgcagggcggggcggggcggagcGCAGCGATCCGCCCGCCTCCCGCCTCCGCCCGCCTGCCCGCCCGCCGCGGTCACTCACTtgcccgcgcccgccgccccctcctCTCCCGGCGCCGCGGCCGCCGGTCCCCGCCGCCTCCCTCGCCGCCTGCGGAGTGCGGGCCACGTGACGGGGCCCCTCTCTCGGCCCAGGAAGGGGGGGTCTCGACGTGCGGAGCCTTCAATGGGGGAGGTGGAGGCGGGGCCCCG TGCTGCAAAGGAAATGAATGGAGAAGCTTATGCAGCTCTACAGTCGCAGACCCGAGATGATGCAGAGCCTAGAGGGTTAAAGCAACAGGATGAAGTCAGCACAAAGCAGCCCACAAGGACtggcaaataa